Proteins encoded within one genomic window of Anaerosporomusa subterranea:
- a CDS encoding metal-sensing transcriptional repressor, translating into MQNHTHAYRRQVVNRLARIEGHTKAIKQMAVEGRDCPDILLQIAAVRKALDNTAKLILKDHLEHCLIHAVNEGDQEKFLKELQDAIDRYIN; encoded by the coding sequence ATGCAGAACCATACACACGCTTATCGAAGACAGGTTGTGAATAGGCTAGCGCGGATTGAGGGGCACACTAAAGCCATTAAACAGATGGCTGTTGAAGGACGTGACTGTCCTGATATATTGCTCCAAATAGCCGCCGTTCGCAAGGCCCTTGACAATACTGCAAAACTTATTCTGAAGGATCACCTTGAACATTGCCTTATTCATGCGGTTAACGAGGGTGATCAGGAAAAATTTCTGAAAGAGCTCCAGGATGCAATTGATCGGTATATCAATTAG
- a CDS encoding helix-hairpin-helix domain-containing protein, with the protein MKRDKQLALKELRKIPGVGESTANDLWNIGIQSIEELRDRSPEHYTDSCIFWGRFLT; encoded by the coding sequence ATGAAGCGGGACAAGCAGTTAGCTCTGAAGGAACTGCGAAAAATCCCAGGGGTGGGAGAGTCAACTGCCAATGACCTTTGGAACATAGGGATTCAATCTATTGAAGAACTGCGGGATAGAAGTCCAGAACATTATACGGACAGTTGTATATTTTGGGGACGGTTCTTGACTTGA
- a CDS encoding carboxymuconolactone decarboxylase family protein: MKEIPSVSNAFQTFIKEAPEQQKIWLETVQQLGAVSKLDAKTEELAYIAVLASARLEGGLPFHVKHARSLGATRDEIISAVLVGLPAVGNTVIQALPVAISSFDSE, encoded by the coding sequence TTGAAAGAAATACCGTCAGTTAGCAATGCTTTTCAAACATTTATAAAAGAAGCTCCGGAGCAGCAGAAAATATGGTTGGAAACAGTACAACAGTTAGGGGCAGTCAGTAAACTGGACGCAAAAACCGAAGAATTAGCGTATATAGCTGTTTTGGCATCAGCCAGGCTTGAAGGTGGATTACCCTTTCACGTAAAGCATGCCAGGTCACTTGGCGCGACAAGAGACGAGATAATCAGCGCTGTTTTGGTAGGTCTGCCTGCGGTGGGAAACACCGTTATCCAGGCTCTTCCTGTTGCAATAAGCTCATTTGATAGTGAGTGA
- a CDS encoding NAD-dependent deacylase, with protein MSDRLIEEIASSWLTASNVVVFTGAGMSTESGLPDFRSAQGLWKQRPESLATMAAMRQMPDEFYFFYQWRIQRLWSVEPNVGHLALAELEAAGRVQHVITQNVDGLHHRAGSVHISELHGTLKTVSCLNCRTHYDSRQLLPQREGWEAEYQNGGYRHGSECVCLQCGGFLRPDVVLFGEALPEDAWQMAQAWSRKADLFVVIGSSLVVSPANYLPQIAVDAGAKLLIINQENTPLDHRATWTLRTKAAETLPVIARRIKKAGNGV; from the coding sequence ATGTCAGATCGATTGATTGAAGAAATTGCCTCTAGTTGGCTGACTGCTTCGAACGTTGTTGTTTTTACCGGTGCCGGCATGAGTACAGAGTCCGGCTTGCCGGATTTTCGCTCGGCGCAGGGATTGTGGAAACAGCGGCCGGAGTCGTTGGCGACAATGGCGGCCATGCGGCAGATGCCGGATGAGTTTTACTTTTTTTATCAGTGGCGTATTCAACGGCTTTGGTCTGTGGAACCCAATGTGGGTCATTTGGCGCTGGCGGAGCTGGAGGCAGCGGGGCGGGTACAGCATGTGATTACACAGAACGTGGACGGGCTCCATCACCGGGCAGGATCGGTCCATATCTCCGAGCTGCATGGTACATTAAAGACTGTCAGTTGCCTGAACTGCCGAACTCATTACGACAGCCGGCAGCTTTTGCCGCAGCGGGAGGGCTGGGAAGCTGAGTATCAAAACGGCGGCTATCGTCATGGTTCAGAGTGCGTCTGTCTGCAGTGCGGAGGATTTTTGCGGCCTGATGTGGTGCTATTCGGTGAAGCCTTGCCGGAGGATGCCTGGCAAATGGCACAGGCATGGAGCCGTAAGGCGGATTTGTTTGTGGTAATCGGCTCATCTTTGGTTGTCAGCCCGGCTAATTATCTGCCGCAAATAGCGGTTGATGCAGGTGCCAAACTGCTGATCATCAATCAGGAGAATACCCCGCTGGATCATAGAGCCACCTGGACCTTGCGGACAAAAGCGGCGGAAACGCTGCCGGTGATCGCGAGAAGGATAAAAAAAGCCGGTAATGGCGTTTAG
- a CDS encoding radical SAM protein, with the protein MESYPGYLNCLGNGTLQQTAKTLMAELDDCTVCPHQCHVNRRKGELGYCHSGWNVEIGGYEPHFGEEPPLVGTYGSGTIFFSHCNLGCIFCQNWDISRKKGHELSPEGLGTIMLELQQEGCHNINLVSPSHYVPQIVAAVLYAAERGLHIPLVYNTSGYDNKTTLERISGLVDIYMPDFKYASSETGKQLSCVPSYWEVTTMAVKEMHRQVGDLVINEQGIAHRGLIIRHLVLPGNLAETAKVMNFISKEISPTSYINIMDQYFPEFKAKQYPSLDRRITRTEFLEAVDAAKKASPTLRLTHELLQ; encoded by the coding sequence ATGGAAAGTTACCCTGGTTATCTTAACTGTTTGGGAAATGGCACCTTACAGCAGACTGCAAAAACGCTTATGGCAGAGCTCGATGACTGTACAGTCTGCCCTCATCAGTGTCACGTTAATCGGCGGAAAGGCGAGTTGGGCTATTGCCACAGCGGCTGGAATGTTGAAATCGGAGGCTATGAGCCTCACTTTGGTGAGGAACCTCCCCTTGTAGGTACGTATGGTTCGGGCACTATTTTTTTTAGTCACTGTAACTTAGGCTGTATATTTTGCCAAAACTGGGACATTAGTCGTAAAAAAGGCCATGAGCTATCACCAGAGGGCCTGGGAACTATAATGCTTGAGTTGCAACAGGAAGGTTGCCACAATATTAATTTGGTCAGCCCTTCGCATTATGTACCGCAGATCGTTGCAGCCGTTCTGTACGCAGCGGAAAGAGGACTGCACATACCGCTTGTCTATAATACCAGCGGCTACGATAACAAGACTACGTTAGAGCGTATTAGCGGTCTTGTTGATATTTATATGCCTGATTTTAAATATGCTAGTTCGGAAACAGGTAAACAATTATCCTGTGTCCCTTCTTACTGGGAAGTAACAACTATGGCAGTGAAAGAGATGCACCGACAGGTTGGCGATCTTGTTATTAATGAACAGGGGATTGCGCATCGGGGCTTAATTATTCGTCATTTAGTTTTACCTGGCAACCTTGCTGAAACTGCGAAAGTTATGAATTTTATTTCCAAGGAAATTTCGCCCACTTCATATATAAACATAATGGACCAGTACTTTCCTGAATTTAAAGCGAAACAGTACCCTTCGCTAGATCGCCGCATCACGCGTACCGAATTCTTAGAAGCTGTTGATGCTGCTAAGAAAGCGAGTCCAACCCTTCGTTTAACCCATGAGTTGTTGCAGTAG
- a CDS encoding helix-turn-helix domain-containing protein: MNKNYYTIEQAAETLAIDPSYVEDLLVSGKLLGHKSDTGGWVIASTALAKFIKRQ; this comes from the coding sequence ATGAACAAGAATTACTACACGATTGAGCAAGCAGCAGAGACGTTAGCTATCGACCCTTCTTACGTCGAAGATTTATTAGTGTCAGGCAAGCTATTGGGGCACAAGTCTGATACTGGAGGATGGGTCATAGCCAGCACAGCCTTGGCAAAGTTTATCAAGAGGCAATAG
- a CDS encoding winged helix-turn-helix transcriptional regulator encodes MLKFGNTEYQCAMELTLDLIGGKWKSLILWHLGENTLRFSELRRSLPQVTQKMLTQQLRELEENGLIERFVYRQVPPKVEYSLSEAGRSLLPILATLCEWGINFVNEANAVKKAALSDE; translated from the coding sequence ATGCTAAAATTCGGGAATACAGAATATCAGTGTGCGATGGAACTTACCTTAGACCTTATCGGCGGTAAATGGAAATCGTTAATTCTTTGGCATTTAGGTGAAAACACTCTGCGGTTTAGCGAGCTCCGGAGATCGCTGCCACAGGTAACCCAAAAGATGCTGACTCAGCAGCTCAGAGAACTGGAAGAAAACGGGCTGATAGAACGCTTTGTTTATCGGCAAGTGCCGCCAAAAGTAGAATACTCTCTCTCAGAGGCTGGTCGCAGCCTTCTGCCAATTCTTGCGACACTTTGCGAATGGGGAATCAACTTTGTCAATGAGGCAAACGCTGTTAAGAAGGCTGCTTTAAGTGACGAATAA
- a CDS encoding flavodoxin family protein: MKVVAFNGSPRKDGNTGFALNTVGEELKKAGIEFTVIHVGNKTIRGCAACGGCVTNQNERCVIANDEVNDWIQKMKEADGILLGAPVHYAGIPGTMKSFLDRAFFAATVNGPMMRNKVGAAVVAVRRSGGVATFDSLNHYLMYAEMIMPTSNYWNVTHGLQPGEAIKDEEGSQIMRVLGKNMAWLLKVLAAGKDHVEPVLPEAKILTNFVRD, translated from the coding sequence ATGAAAGTTGTTGCGTTTAATGGGAGTCCTCGCAAAGATGGCAATACCGGCTTTGCGCTAAACACCGTAGGTGAAGAGCTCAAAAAAGCAGGTATTGAATTTACAGTTATCCACGTTGGCAATAAAACCATCAGAGGCTGTGCCGCCTGCGGCGGGTGTGTAACGAATCAAAATGAGCGCTGTGTAATCGCCAATGATGAAGTGAATGACTGGATTCAAAAGATGAAAGAAGCAGACGGAATTTTGCTAGGGGCACCTGTGCATTATGCCGGCATTCCAGGAACGATGAAATCGTTCCTGGATCGGGCATTTTTCGCTGCCACTGTCAACGGCCCCATGATGCGGAACAAAGTTGGTGCGGCGGTGGTAGCCGTAAGACGGTCCGGCGGAGTGGCGACCTTTGATTCACTGAATCATTATCTGATGTATGCTGAGATGATTATGCCAACGTCAAACTACTGGAACGTAACTCATGGCCTGCAACCCGGAGAAGCTATAAAAGATGAGGAAGGAAGTCAAATTATGAGGGTCTTGGGTAAAAACATGGCTTGGCTGTTAAAAGTACTGGCAGCCGGCAAAGACCACGTAGAGCCAGTGTTACCTGAGGCAAAAATATTAACAAACTTCGTAAGAGATTAA
- a CDS encoding GGDEF domain-containing protein, whose translation MEEQLAKWPLILLFLSIFVISILASKVRKLKHCLKFQQDIEQDLRYCSEHDALSGVKNRNALAKQLQSLEGKEITALVCDIDGQKIINDTLGHWAGDQLICKTAEVLISTSPQNANIFRTGGDEFLILLPEKLSSKHRTELYQKVKQEVAIYNQNPNSLPFSLSVGIAIGGLEGETVMDVIREADYVMYQEKRQCQERVKQSLKHALKNM comes from the coding sequence TTGGAAGAACAACTTGCGAAATGGCCTCTCATCCTATTGTTTTTAAGCATATTTGTAATTTCCATATTGGCAAGTAAAGTTAGGAAACTGAAGCATTGCCTAAAGTTTCAACAAGATATTGAACAGGACTTGCGTTATTGTAGTGAGCATGACGCTCTATCCGGTGTAAAAAACCGGAATGCCCTTGCAAAGCAGCTGCAAAGTCTGGAAGGAAAAGAAATTACGGCACTTGTTTGTGATATCGATGGGCAGAAAATTATCAATGATACTTTAGGTCATTGGGCAGGTGATCAATTGATTTGTAAGACCGCAGAAGTGTTAATTTCGACTAGTCCTCAAAATGCTAATATTTTTCGTACTGGCGGGGATGAATTCCTTATTTTATTGCCTGAAAAGTTATCTTCGAAACATCGAACAGAACTATATCAGAAAGTAAAACAAGAAGTTGCCATATATAATCAAAATCCTAATAGTTTGCCTTTTAGCCTGTCAGTGGGGATAGCTATTGGTGGACTAGAGGGAGAGACTGTTATGGATGTTATTCGCGAAGCTGATTATGTTATGTACCAAGAAAAACGTCAGTGTCAGGAGCGGGTCAAGCAAAGCTTAAAGCATGCTTTGAAAAATATGTAG